A region from the Lytechinus variegatus isolate NC3 chromosome 6, Lvar_3.0, whole genome shotgun sequence genome encodes:
- the LOC121417721 gene encoding uncharacterized protein LOC121417721, which translates to MTSRMWPCLRSFKSLKHLTISDSSLRFPPCPPELPLVTKLSVNGMTSQSYNGLISSLPGLEDIDITMGDAEGDIARYTAVLRRTAGQKLRSIYLHCPSSLLPERSRVSRETMRGLGLVIKEHTQNLQKLYLQRVKCTDEDDLVYLMECCRRVKTMENVWFVYCGTMKNGRLESHLKQLHYGSSDSLYVHVCHDDISCVRYFIPHTVD; encoded by the exons ATGACTTCTAGAATGTGGCCATGTCTCAGATCTTTCAAATCACTGAAGCATCTTACCATCTCAGACTCATCTCTCCGCTTCCCTCCATGTCCTCCTGAGCTACCATTGGTCACAAAACTATCAGTCAATGGAATGACGTCGCAAAGCTATAATGGTCTAATCTCATCGCTTCCTGGTTTGGAAGATATTGATATCACGATGGGTGATGCAGAGGGAGACATTGCTCGTTACACCGCTGTTCTTCGTAGGACAGCAGGGCAGAAACTTAGAAGCATCTATCTCCATTGTCCATCATCACTTTTACCAGAGAGGAGCCGTGTTTCGAGAGAGACAATGAGAGGACTGGGTCTGGTCATCAAAGAACATACACAGAACCTGCAGAAGCTCTATCTGCAAAGGGTGAAGTGTACAGACGAAGATGACTTAGTTTACCTAATGGAGTGCTGCAGACGTGTAAAGACGATGGAAAACGTTTG GTTCGTTTACTGTGGGACGATGAAGAATGGCAGGCTGGAATCTCACCTCAAGCAACTTCACTATGGATCTTCCGACAGTCTCTATGTGCATGTTTGCCAT GACGATATTAGCTGTGTTCGCTATTTCATCCCCCACACTGTCGATTGA